One stretch of Pseudodesulfovibrio senegalensis DNA includes these proteins:
- a CDS encoding fumarate hydratase: MRTIQAKDIIDAVATMCIRANTELPDDVRTKFEKAMAEEDSPSAKEVLRQLLENADLAMKTKLPLCQDTGLAVFFVEIGEDVAVEGGNIKEAINEGVRKGYGEGFLRKSACDPLTRKNTGDNTPAIIHFDIVPGDKLKIAYMAKGGGAENMSRVTMLAPAQGWEGIKKFVIERVAEAGPNPCPPTIIGIGVGGTFDHAARISKKALLRRLDDTHPDPEIAAMEKEMEDALNKLGIGPMGLGGKTTVLGVKIALEPCHLASLPLAVNVQCHSQRHEEVEL; this comes from the coding sequence ATGCGTACAATCCAAGCAAAAGACATCATCGATGCGGTTGCCACCATGTGCATTCGGGCCAACACCGAACTTCCGGACGACGTCCGGACCAAGTTCGAAAAGGCCATGGCCGAAGAGGACTCCCCTTCTGCCAAGGAAGTGCTTCGGCAACTGCTGGAAAACGCGGATCTGGCAATGAAAACCAAGCTGCCGCTGTGTCAGGACACGGGGCTTGCGGTCTTCTTTGTTGAAATAGGCGAAGACGTGGCCGTCGAGGGCGGCAACATCAAGGAAGCCATCAACGAAGGCGTGCGCAAAGGATACGGCGAAGGGTTCCTGCGCAAGTCTGCCTGCGATCCGCTGACCCGCAAGAATACCGGCGACAACACCCCGGCCATCATCCACTTCGACATCGTGCCCGGCGACAAGCTCAAGATAGCTTACATGGCCAAGGGCGGCGGTGCGGAAAACATGAGCCGCGTGACCATGCTCGCTCCGGCCCAGGGCTGGGAAGGCATCAAGAAATTCGTCATCGAACGCGTTGCCGAAGCCGGTCCCAACCCCTGTCCTCCCACCATCATCGGCATCGGCGTGGGCGGCACCTTCGACCATGCCGCGCGCATCTCCAAAAAAGCCCTGCTTCGTCGTCTGGACGACACGCATCCGGACCCGGAAATCGCGGCCATGGAAAAGGAAATGGAAGACGCCCTCAACAAGCTGGGCATCGGCCCCATGGGGCTGGGAGGAAAAACCACGGTTCTGGGCGTGAAGATCGCGCTTGAGCCTTGCCATCTCGCCAGCCTGCCGCTGGCGGTCAACGTCCAGTGCCACTCGCAGAGGCACGAGGAGGTGGAATTGTAA
- a CDS encoding amino acid ABC transporter permease, producing the protein MNYQFDWQLVLSGEYSQWLVDGVIVTLKISAVSLLFSMLLGTIVAVMRMTKFKPLEWLGLAYTEFFRNTPLLVQIYFWYFGSSQVLPDVVNKWLYARDFEFAAGVISLTVYTSAFIAEEIRSGIFSIPKNQLEASRAVGLSFVQAYRYVILPQAFRIIIPPLISQALNLIKNSSLVMVIGVMDIFYMAKQIESYSFHGFEAFTVATLIYLSISLVVSLCINLYDKHFLRQISY; encoded by the coding sequence TTGAATTATCAGTTTGATTGGCAACTCGTTTTGTCCGGGGAATATTCGCAGTGGCTTGTGGACGGCGTAATCGTCACCCTCAAGATTTCTGCGGTTTCCCTTTTGTTTTCCATGCTGCTGGGCACGATCGTGGCTGTGATGCGCATGACCAAGTTCAAGCCTTTGGAGTGGCTTGGCCTTGCATACACGGAATTTTTCCGCAACACGCCGTTGCTCGTGCAAATCTACTTCTGGTATTTCGGTTCCAGTCAGGTGCTTCCTGACGTCGTCAACAAATGGCTCTATGCCCGCGATTTTGAATTTGCCGCCGGCGTCATCTCCCTGACCGTGTATACCTCGGCCTTCATCGCCGAGGAGATTCGTTCCGGCATTTTCAGCATCCCCAAGAACCAGCTCGAAGCGTCCCGAGCCGTAGGGCTTTCGTTTGTTCAGGCCTACCGCTACGTGATTCTGCCGCAGGCGTTTCGAATTATCATTCCGCCGCTTATTTCCCAGGCGTTGAACCTGATCAAGAACTCGTCCCTGGTCATGGTCATCGGCGTCATGGACATTTTCTACATGGCAAAGCAGATAGAGTCATACAGCTTCCACGGGTTCGAGGCGTTCACCGTGGCCACGCTGATCTATCTGTCCATCTCGCTTGTGGTGTCACTGTGCATCAATCTCTACGACAAGCACTTCCTGAGACAAATCTCATACTAG
- a CDS encoding ABC transporter substrate-binding protein, which translates to MQKFFTKPLVILVAVVALMAFMGCSQAPEKAAETTGEKAAAPAEKAPAKDRIEAIKERGVLVCGVKDAVVPFGYVDEKTNQIIGFDVDVCKYLADELGVKMETKAVTSATRIPMVAQGSIDIAAATMTHKLSRDDVIDFSITYFMDGQKILVAKDGGINSVADLAGKKVGTAKGSTSEKNIKAAQPECTVLSFEGYPQAFLALKQGKVSAVTTDSTILLGLKNSDENPDNWVIAGDYISAEPYGLGLPENESNFRDFVNGALMKMWRSGDYQKIYNKWFGKDTNYYLPLTWQMELWP; encoded by the coding sequence ATGCAGAAGTTCTTCACCAAGCCGTTGGTCATTCTGGTGGCCGTAGTTGCCCTGATGGCGTTCATGGGTTGTTCCCAGGCTCCGGAAAAGGCTGCGGAAACCACGGGCGAAAAAGCCGCCGCTCCTGCGGAAAAAGCCCCGGCCAAGGATCGTATTGAAGCTATCAAGGAACGTGGCGTACTGGTGTGCGGCGTCAAGGACGCTGTCGTGCCTTTTGGTTATGTTGACGAAAAGACCAACCAGATTATCGGCTTTGATGTCGATGTCTGCAAGTATCTCGCGGACGAACTGGGCGTGAAAATGGAAACCAAGGCCGTGACTTCCGCCACGCGTATTCCCATGGTGGCCCAGGGTTCCATTGATATTGCAGCTGCAACCATGACCCACAAGCTCTCCCGCGACGACGTCATCGACTTCTCCATCACCTATTTCATGGATGGTCAGAAGATTCTGGTTGCCAAGGACGGCGGCATCAACTCCGTTGCCGATCTGGCCGGCAAGAAGGTCGGTACCGCCAAGGGTTCCACCTCCGAGAAAAACATCAAGGCCGCTCAGCCCGAGTGCACAGTGCTTTCCTTTGAAGGCTACCCGCAGGCTTTCCTGGCTCTGAAGCAGGGCAAGGTCTCTGCTGTGACCACGGACTCCACCATCCTGCTGGGCCTCAAGAACTCAGATGAAAATCCGGACAATTGGGTCATCGCCGGTGACTACATCTCCGCCGAGCCGTATGGTCTGGGTCTGCCCGAAAACGAGTCCAACTTCCGTGATTTCGTCAACGGTGCCCTCATGAAGATGTGGCGCTCCGGCGACTATCAGAAAATCTACAACAAGTGGTTCGGCAAGGACACCAACTACTATCTGCCCTTGACCTGGCAGATGGAGCTGTGGCCCTAG
- a CDS encoding TetR/AcrR family transcriptional regulator: protein MTKKERILVAAQAAFARYGYAGTTMKMIAEMAGVASGLVSHYYGSKEHLFMVAGQEMVDTMLKVMRAKIRDAETGRQAVGLFVKAYLDFTLQHQETFPTLIRCSPFSDDNPDLDREKIGNKFSELIHELADLLQRGIEDGSIRDVPVEETAFMIYGSMIGAVRTVFLTPYDVPGLYEEACQFVMRSLATD, encoded by the coding sequence ATGACAAAGAAAGAAAGAATCCTTGTGGCTGCACAGGCAGCTTTTGCCCGATATGGCTATGCAGGCACGACCATGAAAATGATCGCGGAGATGGCTGGTGTGGCTTCCGGATTGGTATCGCATTACTACGGCAGCAAGGAACACCTGTTCATGGTGGCCGGTCAGGAAATGGTCGACACCATGCTCAAGGTCATGCGGGCCAAGATTCGCGATGCCGAGACCGGGCGGCAGGCTGTCGGGCTTTTCGTGAAAGCATACCTCGATTTCACCCTGCAGCATCAGGAGACGTTCCCCACATTGATTCGCTGCTCCCCCTTCAGCGACGACAATCCTGATTTGGATCGCGAAAAGATCGGCAACAAATTTTCGGAATTGATACATGAGTTGGCGGATCTTCTGCAGCGGGGCATTGAAGACGGATCGATTCGTGACGTGCCGGTGGAGGAAACCGCTTTCATGATTTACGGCAGCATGATTGGTGCTGTCCGTACTGTCTTTTTGACACCGTACGATGTTCCCGGCCTGTATGAAGAGGCCTGCCAGTTCGTCATGCGCAGTCTTGCGACGGACTGA
- a CDS encoding succinate dehydrogenase/fumarate reductase cytochrome b subunit: MSVDATLHVVRPSKRDAVLDWMQMLTGAGLILFMWCHMLLVSSVIISPKIMNAIAYFFEVTYMAQVGGPLIFLTFLFHFVLAARKIPFRAEGQDAIWKHAKMMRHKDTWLWVVQAVTAMIILIMGSVHMWVVLTDLPITAAKSAARIQGGFWFVFYMILLPCVELHVSIGFYRIGVKWGIIKSEGRAASKKLEGVLFTIFMVIGLITLIRFMTLA, translated from the coding sequence ATGTCCGTGGATGCAACATTGCACGTCGTGCGACCGTCCAAACGCGATGCGGTGCTGGACTGGATGCAGATGCTTACAGGAGCAGGGCTCATCCTGTTCATGTGGTGTCACATGCTTCTGGTCTCGTCTGTAATCATCTCGCCCAAAATCATGAACGCCATCGCCTACTTCTTTGAAGTCACCTACATGGCACAGGTGGGCGGTCCCTTGATTTTCCTGACATTTCTTTTCCACTTCGTCCTCGCGGCACGCAAAATCCCCTTCCGGGCCGAGGGACAGGACGCCATCTGGAAACACGCCAAGATGATGCGGCACAAGGATACGTGGCTGTGGGTCGTTCAGGCCGTCACCGCCATGATCATTCTCATCATGGGATCCGTCCACATGTGGGTGGTGCTCACCGACCTGCCCATCACCGCGGCCAAGTCCGCGGCGCGCATTCAGGGCGGTTTCTGGTTCGTATTCTATATGATCCTGCTCCCCTGTGTTGAACTGCACGTCAGCATCGGATTCTACAGAATCGGCGTCAAGTGGGGCATCATCAAATCCGAAGGGCGGGCCGCGTCCAAGAAGCTCGAGGGCGTTCTGTTCACGATCTTCATGGTTATCGGTCTCATCACCCTCATCCGTTTCATGACTTTGGCTTAG
- a CDS encoding fumarate reductase iron-sulfur subunit codes for MGRELQFEIFRYNPQKEGDQPRMQTFKLEETQNMTLFIALNRIREEQDPSLIFDFCCRAGICGACAMVINGRPGLACQTKTKDQPNKIVLHPLPVYKLIGDLAVDTGVWFREMYEKTESWVHTSKTFDPTKEEERMDNEVAEQIYELERCIECGCCVAACGTARLRDDFMGAAALNRIARFVVDPRDERTDKQYFEIIGNDNGVFGCMGLLACEDVCPKGLPLQNQLGFLRRKMGITAIKEIFRK; via the coding sequence ATGGGTAGAGAACTTCAATTCGAAATATTCCGGTACAATCCCCAGAAAGAAGGGGACCAGCCCCGGATGCAGACGTTCAAACTTGAGGAAACCCAGAACATGACCCTGTTCATCGCATTGAACAGGATTCGTGAGGAACAGGACCCGAGCCTCATCTTTGATTTCTGTTGCCGGGCTGGCATCTGCGGCGCATGCGCCATGGTCATCAACGGCCGCCCGGGCCTTGCCTGCCAGACCAAAACCAAGGACCAGCCCAACAAAATCGTGCTGCATCCGTTGCCGGTATACAAACTCATCGGCGATTTGGCCGTTGACACCGGCGTCTGGTTCCGCGAAATGTATGAAAAAACAGAATCTTGGGTTCACACATCCAAGACATTCGATCCCACCAAGGAAGAAGAGCGCATGGACAATGAAGTGGCCGAGCAGATTTACGAGCTCGAACGCTGCATTGAATGCGGCTGTTGTGTCGCGGCATGCGGCACGGCCCGCCTGCGCGACGACTTCATGGGGGCCGCTGCTCTGAACCGCATCGCCCGCTTCGTGGTCGACCCGCGGGACGAGCGTACGGACAAGCAGTACTTCGAGATTATCGGCAATGACAACGGCGTGTTCGGCTGCATGGGCCTTCTGGCCTGCGAAGACGTCTGCCCCAAGGGCCTGCCCCTGCAAAACCAGCTCGGGTTCCTGCGCCGCAAGATGGGCATTACTGCAATCAAGGAAATCTTCAGGAAGTAG
- a CDS encoding MFS transporter, which translates to MDRMGSRRRVVTAIMGGGFASSLGLGALSFVLPLFGVDASLGDIWIGSAFSGYFLARLVLAPLAGMWADRFGARPVLVWASLSGVLLPLLFFLFPDPAWLLLIQFLLGISGGLIRPVSMAVIGALGHGDSMARTFGHHAALMNAAFFLGPIAGGILYFQRSFSPVMIFLCLTMAVAAALFFWLVPEGLITHVQRSMDKPVAEASNGIAGTGLFELLLAIGGRTAGVAVLLAFLPILLARNFFENPLAVGLVTSVPSLVACAGLGLFSGRFVFGNRGVQASLGMFVSAACMFFMGDSPEIWLFVALGAGVGIGRVVSVPVSMELAALSGAAQGKVFGLANGVASAGFVLGPLLAGFLAAKTVDPGYVFRVFGLVGAALCLPLAAVSLTPKIYSRKVGLGVGGMLMIALLGTGLLLQPETPEGQENLYTYGGAAMGTMFHLTLEAPSEAVADSAAEKAREVIAALQRDYDFRNRHGSIGRINLHAGGRGARVSARAYALLQHALDMGEKTNGIFDVTIGAVTVTPLYFARSEAVAEAKRELIDYRLVRMDPASRTVMLPKSGMAIDVGGIAKGAVIDGAVEVLRNNGVTAGIVEAGGDFYCFGERLWTVGIRHPRQDRLLGHIQVREKGVCGSGDYYQYVVDVHNGRPRRRHHILDIATMRSATRSVGVTVVAESAERADALATTMLIAGPDLGRSLLRKNFPHASALWVLPDLSIQVSKEFPAFER; encoded by the coding sequence ATGGACCGAATGGGTTCACGCCGTCGTGTGGTCACCGCAATCATGGGGGGCGGGTTCGCCTCTTCGCTCGGTTTGGGAGCGCTTTCCTTTGTGCTCCCGCTTTTCGGCGTTGATGCCAGCCTCGGTGATATCTGGATCGGTTCCGCATTTTCCGGTTATTTCCTGGCCCGCTTGGTGCTTGCGCCGTTGGCAGGCATGTGGGCGGACCGTTTTGGTGCCCGCCCGGTTCTGGTCTGGGCCTCGTTGAGCGGGGTGCTGCTGCCTCTTCTCTTTTTTCTTTTTCCCGATCCCGCCTGGCTTCTGCTCATACAGTTTCTTCTCGGCATTTCAGGAGGTCTGATCCGGCCGGTAAGCATGGCGGTTATCGGTGCGCTGGGTCATGGCGATTCCATGGCCCGTACGTTCGGGCATCACGCAGCGCTCATGAACGCGGCTTTTTTTCTGGGCCCCATAGCCGGGGGCATCTTGTATTTTCAGCGCTCCTTTTCCCCGGTAATGATATTTCTCTGTCTGACCATGGCCGTTGCCGCGGCGTTGTTCTTTTGGCTTGTTCCCGAAGGCCTGATTACGCATGTCCAACGCAGTATGGACAAACCTGTGGCCGAGGCCTCGAATGGGATCGCGGGAACAGGACTTTTCGAACTGCTGTTGGCCATTGGTGGAAGAACGGCGGGCGTTGCCGTACTGCTTGCGTTTCTGCCCATACTGCTTGCCCGGAATTTTTTTGAAAACCCGCTGGCCGTGGGGCTGGTCACCTCCGTGCCCAGTCTGGTGGCCTGCGCTGGGTTGGGGCTTTTTTCCGGGCGTTTTGTTTTTGGCAACCGCGGGGTGCAGGCAAGCCTCGGCATGTTTGTCAGTGCCGCATGTATGTTTTTCATGGGCGATAGCCCGGAAATATGGCTGTTTGTGGCGCTGGGTGCCGGAGTGGGTATCGGGCGTGTGGTTTCCGTGCCCGTGTCCATGGAATTGGCAGCCCTGTCCGGTGCGGCTCAGGGAAAGGTTTTTGGTCTTGCCAACGGCGTGGCTTCTGCCGGTTTTGTGCTAGGGCCGCTGTTGGCGGGATTCTTGGCGGCCAAGACTGTCGATCCCGGGTATGTTTTTCGTGTTTTCGGACTTGTCGGGGCAGCCTTGTGTCTGCCATTGGCGGCAGTCTCCCTGACCCCAAAGATTTATTCACGGAAGGTTGGCCTTGGTGTCGGGGGGATGCTGATGATCGCATTGCTCGGGACCGGTCTTTTGCTGCAGCCTGAAACTCCGGAAGGGCAGGAGAATCTGTACACCTATGGCGGAGCCGCCATGGGCACCATGTTTCATCTTACACTGGAAGCGCCGAGCGAGGCGGTTGCCGACTCGGCGGCGGAAAAGGCCCGGGAGGTCATTGCCGCGCTGCAGCGTGATTATGATTTTCGCAACCGCCATGGTTCGATCGGCAGGATCAATCTCCACGCAGGAGGCCGCGGCGCGCGCGTTTCTGCCCGGGCATACGCCCTGTTGCAGCATGCGCTGGACATGGGGGAAAAAACCAATGGCATATTCGATGTAACCATCGGGGCTGTAACAGTGACACCGTTGTATTTTGCCCGGAGTGAAGCCGTGGCAGAAGCCAAACGTGAATTGATCGACTACCGCCTGGTGCGCATGGACCCGGCCTCGCGGACCGTGATGCTCCCCAAGAGCGGCATGGCCATCGACGTGGGCGGCATTGCCAAAGGGGCCGTCATTGACGGGGCCGTGGAGGTGTTGCGCAATAACGGTGTAACCGCTGGGATCGTTGAAGCGGGCGGGGATTTCTATTGCTTCGGCGAGCGGTTGTGGACAGTGGGCATCCGTCATCCTCGCCAAGACCGCTTGCTCGGTCATATCCAGGTCCGGGAAAAGGGGGTCTGCGGTTCGGGCGACTATTATCAATATGTGGTTGATGTCCACAATGGGCGACCTCGGCGTCGTCATCACATTCTGGATATCGCCACAATGCGTTCCGCCACCCGGAGCGTGGGGGTAACCGTGGTGGCGGAAAGTGCCGAACGTGCTGACGCATTGGCCACCACCATGCTCATCGCCGGGCCGGATCTGGGTCGGAGTTTGTTGCGAAAGAATTTCCCCCACGCATCTGCCTTATGGGTCCTTCCCGATCTTTCCATCCAGGTTTCCAAGGAATTTCCCGCATTTGAACGCTGA
- a CDS encoding fumarate reductase flavoprotein subunit produces MQTYYSDLLVIGAGLAGERVAVDSAEKGFNVTCLSIVPARRSHSSAAQGGMQAALGNCAKGEGDCPDVHFGDTVKGSDWGCDQEVARLFADAAPIEMRRLAHWGVPWNRVVPGQSFYFKGGQKFEKYEKPENEGLITARAFGGTAKWRTCYTSDGTGHAVMCTMDNRCAQLGINVLDRKEAIALLHDGETCMGAVVRCLRTGQLEAFISKATAICTGGFGRIYKATTNAVICDGGGHIIAMDTGLVPIGNPEAIQFHPTGIVPTDILVTEGCRGDGGTLLDVNEERFMNIYEPEKAELASRDVVSRWMTHHMREGKGVKSAYGEHLWLDIRHLGDKHISTKLREVDEICHHFLGVDPRTELIPVRPTQHYTMAGIRTNKDGAAYGLKGLFSAGEVACWDMHGFNRLGGNSLAETVVAGGIIGAKIVEFLEGYETKLKTEIVTQECKKQEQRIKDLISGRNGSENVYDVRNDMQEALMKGCFVFRNGPDLEETVETLQKVLERAGRVGLQSDGTGVNHELAAALKIKGQVKLALMIAKAALDRTESRGSHNRVDFPERNDAEWLTRTLAYWKEGETLPELQYEDASQVFEIPPGERGYGGGTIIPADEQFVKERTIKKDK; encoded by the coding sequence ATGCAAACGTATTACTCCGATCTGCTTGTCATCGGCGCAGGCCTTGCCGGTGAACGCGTGGCGGTCGACTCGGCGGAAAAAGGCTTCAACGTCACATGCCTGTCCATCGTCCCGGCGCGTCGTTCCCACTCCTCGGCCGCACAGGGCGGCATGCAGGCCGCTCTGGGCAACTGCGCCAAGGGTGAGGGCGACTGCCCGGACGTCCACTTCGGCGACACAGTCAAAGGCTCCGACTGGGGCTGTGACCAGGAAGTGGCCCGGCTTTTCGCGGATGCCGCACCCATTGAAATGCGCCGTCTGGCCCATTGGGGCGTGCCCTGGAACCGCGTTGTCCCCGGCCAGTCCTTCTACTTCAAGGGCGGCCAAAAATTCGAAAAATATGAAAAGCCGGAAAACGAAGGCCTGATCACGGCCCGTGCATTCGGCGGAACCGCAAAATGGCGCACCTGCTATACCTCGGACGGAACCGGGCACGCGGTCATGTGTACCATGGACAACCGCTGTGCACAGCTGGGCATCAACGTGCTTGACCGCAAGGAAGCCATTGCCCTGCTCCACGACGGCGAAACCTGCATGGGCGCGGTGGTCCGCTGCCTGCGCACCGGCCAGCTCGAAGCATTCATCTCCAAGGCCACGGCAATCTGCACCGGCGGTTTCGGACGCATCTACAAGGCCACCACCAACGCGGTCATCTGTGACGGCGGCGGCCACATCATCGCCATGGACACGGGGCTGGTTCCCATCGGCAACCCCGAGGCCATCCAGTTCCACCCCACCGGCATCGTGCCCACGGACATACTGGTCACCGAGGGCTGTCGCGGCGATGGCGGCACCCTGCTGGACGTCAACGAAGAACGGTTCATGAACATCTATGAACCGGAAAAGGCCGAACTGGCTTCACGCGACGTGGTATCCCGCTGGATGACCCACCACATGCGCGAAGGCAAGGGCGTAAAAAGCGCCTACGGCGAGCACCTCTGGCTGGACATCCGCCACCTCGGCGACAAGCACATCTCCACCAAGCTCCGCGAAGTGGACGAAATCTGCCACCACTTCCTGGGCGTGGATCCGCGCACCGAACTCATTCCGGTTCGCCCCACCCAGCACTACACCATGGCCGGTATCCGCACCAACAAGGACGGCGCGGCCTACGGACTCAAGGGCCTGTTCTCGGCCGGTGAAGTGGCCTGCTGGGACATGCACGGTTTCAACCGCCTTGGCGGCAACTCGCTTGCGGAAACCGTTGTTGCCGGCGGCATCATCGGTGCCAAGATCGTGGAATTCCTCGAAGGCTATGAAACCAAGCTCAAGACCGAAATCGTTACCCAGGAATGCAAGAAGCAGGAACAGCGCATCAAGGATCTGATCTCCGGCCGCAACGGCTCGGAAAACGTCTACGACGTGCGCAACGACATGCAGGAAGCCCTCATGAAGGGCTGCTTCGTATTCCGCAACGGACCGGATCTGGAAGAGACAGTGGAAACCCTGCAAAAGGTGCTGGAACGTGCCGGACGCGTGGGACTCCAGTCCGACGGAACGGGCGTCAACCACGAACTGGCCGCGGCCCTCAAGATCAAGGGCCAGGTCAAGCTGGCGCTGATGATCGCCAAGGCTGCGCTGGACCGCACGGAATCCCGCGGCTCCCACAACAGGGTCGACTTCCCCGAACGCAACGATGCCGAATGGCTGACCAGAACGCTGGCCTACTGGAAGGAAGGCGAAACCCTGCCCGAACTCCAGTACGAAGACGCGTCCCAGGTGTTCGAGATTCCTCCGGGAGAACGCGGCTACGGCGGCGGCACAATCATTCCGGCCGATGAGCAATTCGTCAAGGAACGCACGATCAAGAAGGACAAGTAG
- a CDS encoding amino acid ABC transporter ATP-binding protein, translating into MAMIEVSKLHKWYGDFHVLQGISENVEKGEVLVICGPSGSGKSTFIRCINRLEEYQKGTVLFDGRDIQDKGVDINKLRAEIGIVFQQFNLYPHLTVLKNVTLAPLKVKNAAKEEAEKLALSLLERVGIHDQAHKYPAELSGGQQQRVAIARSLAMKPKVMLFDEPTSALDPEMINEVLNVMKDLAREGMTMLCVTHEMGFAREVADRVIFMDGGVVVEQAPPDEFFKNPKHERTKAFLKEIL; encoded by the coding sequence ATGGCAATGATCGAAGTGAGCAAGCTTCACAAGTGGTACGGTGATTTTCACGTACTGCAGGGGATTTCGGAAAATGTCGAAAAGGGAGAAGTGCTGGTTATTTGCGGACCGTCCGGGTCCGGGAAAAGCACATTCATCCGTTGCATAAACCGGCTTGAGGAATATCAGAAGGGCACGGTGCTTTTTGACGGAAGGGATATTCAGGACAAGGGTGTGGACATCAACAAGCTGCGGGCCGAGATCGGCATCGTTTTTCAGCAGTTCAACCTGTACCCGCATCTGACCGTGCTCAAAAACGTCACGCTCGCTCCCCTCAAGGTCAAGAACGCAGCCAAGGAAGAAGCCGAAAAATTGGCTTTGAGTCTGCTTGAACGTGTGGGCATCCATGACCAGGCCCACAAATATCCTGCAGAACTATCGGGCGGACAGCAGCAGCGAGTGGCCATTGCCCGTTCGTTGGCCATGAAGCCCAAGGTCATGCTGTTTGACGAACCCACCTCGGCCCTTGACCCGGAAATGATCAACGAAGTTCTCAACGTCATGAAAGATCTGGCGCGCGAAGGCATGACCATGCTGTGCGTTACCCATGAGATGGGCTTTGCCCGCGAAGTGGCAGACAGGGTGATCTTCATGGATGGGGGCGTTGTTGTCGAACAGGCTCCGCCGGATGAATTTTTCAAAAATCCCAAACACGAGAGAACCAAGGCTTTCCTCAAGGAAATCCTGTAA